The Elusimicrobiota bacterium region CCCGTAGCCCTTCTTGAGCGCCGTGCGCGCCGCGGTGAAGGCGGGCGCGTCGGTGTCCGTCGTCCACGACGGGCTCGCCGTCTCCCCGGAGAACTCGACCTTCACGCCCCAAGGGGCGTTCTTGACCAGGTGCTTCTTGAGGTCGGCGAGCGTCTTCTTCGGGTTCATGCCGGGGACCACGCGTATGCCCATGTGCGCCCACACCGAGTCGTTGATGATGTTCGCGCAGTCCTTCTTCGACGAGGCCTGGATCGCGTTCACGGAGAACGACGGGATGTACCAGTTGGAGCGCAGGATGTCCTTCGGGCTGACCATCAGCTTGGTGCCTTTGAACAGGCCGCTCTGCTCGCGGAACGTCTTCTCGGAGAGCTTGAGGGCCTTGAGGCTCGCTTCGGACGCCTTCGCGGGCTTGGCGACGTCCTTGTAGATCCCCGGGATCGTCATGCGCCCCTTGGCGTCGACGACGGAGGCGATCATCTTCGACAGGGCCAGCACGGGGTCGACGACGGGCCCGCCCCACATGCCGGAGTGGAGAGGGTGGTCCATCGAGCGCACGGTCACGTCGAGCGCGACGATCCCGCGCAGCGCGACGGTGATCGAAGGCGTCTCGTGGTCGAAGTTGCCGGTGTCGGTGAGGACGATCACGTCGGCCATCACCTTCTCCGCGTACTTCTCGAGGAAAGGCTCCAGATTGTCGGAGCCGCACTCCTCCTCGCCCTCGATGATCAATTTCACGTTGACCGGCAGCGAGCCGTGGGTCTTGAGCCAGGACGCGATCGCGCTCGTGTGGGCGACCGCGCCGGCCTTGTCGTCGGCGCAGCCGCGGCCGAACAGGCGGCCGTCGCGCTCGGTGGGCTCGAACGGCGGGGACTTCCACAGCTCCTCGCGGCCGGCGGGCTGGACGTCGTGGTGCGCGTACAGCAGGAGGGTCGGCTTGCCCGGGGCGTGCAGCCAGTCGGCGTAGACGTACGGGTGGGCGCCGGGCAGCTTCAGGATCTCGACGTTCTCGAGGCCGCGCGCCTTGCACAGGGCGGCGACGGCTTCGGCGGAGCGCTCGACTTCCTTGGGGTCGAAGCCGGGGAACGAGACGCTCGGTATGCGGGCCAGCAGCTTCAAGTCCTCGAGGAACTCGGAGTTGTGATCATCGGCGTACAGCGCGGCAACGGCGGATCGGGAGGAGAGGTCGCTCATGAATCCGATGATACAAATATGGACGGCATCCAACCATGAATGGTGTCAGGCCTAACAATTCGTCGAATTCATGCGGGGCCAATCCCGCCCGTCCCCGACGGACGACACTCCTCCACCCCCGCCCACATGAGAATTCGACGAATTGTTAGGCCTGACACCGTCATACGGCGCTGGGTCAAAGTTGATAGAATCGGCCTGATGCCGATCCTGCCGCGCTACATCCTGCGCCAGTTCCTGCCGGTCTTCGGTGCCAGCGTCGCCCTGTTCCTGGGCGTGCTGATGATGAACCAGTTCCTGCGTCTGTTCTCGCTGGCGATGATGAAAGGCATACCGGTCTGGTGGATACTCAGCTGCTTCGCCCGGCTGCTGCCCTCTTTCGCGGCGCTGGCCGTGCCGATGTCCTTCCTCGTCGCGGCGATGGTGGTCCTGGGCCAGCTCGCCGACAGCGGCGAGATCATGGCCCTGCGCGCCAGCGGATTCTCCTACCGCGAGATCACCCGTCCCCTTCTCTGGACGTCCATCCTCCTGTCGGCGCTCCTCCTCGCTGTCAACCACAAGCTTGGGCCGGACGGCTTCCACTCCTTCAAGAAGCGCACGACCGAGGCGGCTCAGAAGGTGGCTCGCGTGGAGCTGCGCTCGCGCTCCTTCACCGAGCTGGGGCCGTGGCGCCTGTACGCGCGCGGCTCGGACGCGAAGACGGGCTTCCTCGAGGGCGTCTATCTCGTCAAGCCGGGGCAGTCGTCGGGCATGCGCATCAACGCCGAGAAAGGGAAGCTGACCTCGGAGCCGGGACGGGGGATCACGCTCGAGCTGCTCGACGGCCAGCTGCAGCTCCCGAGCCGTGAGCCGGAGCGCTTCACCTCCGGGCGCTTCGAGCGCTACAGCGTCTTCGTGCCCCTGACCGCCGCCGCGGCGCCGCGCGAGCTCGACATGCAGGAGATGAGCACCTCGCGGCTGCGCGCGAAGGCGTCCGAGCCGGAGACGCCCGCTGACCGGCGCCTCGAGTACCGCGTCGAGGCGGCCGTGCGCACGGTCGGGGCGCTCTCGCCGTTCGTGTTCTTCTGGGTCGGCGTCCCGCTCGGGATGGCCAAGCGCAAGACTCGCGGCGCGGACCTCGCCGCCAGCCTCGGCGTCATGTTCGTCTTCTACGGCCTTCTCGTCGTGGGGATCAGCCTGGGCCGCCGGCACGAGTCCCTCGCGTCCGTGGCCCCCTGGCTGTGCGACGCGGCGGGCCTGCTCGCGGGGATCGTCCTGACGCGCAAGGCGGCCGCGCAGTGACGATCTACACGCGCTACATGGTCGGGCGCTTCGTGAGGCCCTTCGCCTTCGGCCTCGGGCTGTTCGCGGTCCTCATCTTCCTCGGCGACACCTTCGACAAGATGAACCCGATCATGCGCTCGCACGCGCCGCTGATGACCATCCTCGAATGCCTCTGGCTCGAGGTCCCGTACTGGGCCGGGCGCGTGATCCCGATGGCGACCCTTCTGGCGACTTTGGTCGCCATCGGCGGCTTCGTGCAGAGCGGCGAGTGGCTCGCGTCGCAGTCCTGCGGCATCGAGACGAAGCGCTTCTGGCTCCCGGTGCTCGGCTGCGCGCTGGGGGTGTCCGTGCTCGCCTTCGCCGCCCAGGAGACGATCATGCCCGCGGCCTGGGCCCGCTCCCGCCGGCTGTGGCGCGAGAAGGTCCATCCCGAATGGGAGTGGACGAAGTATCAGAACGTGGCCCTGCTCGGCGGCGAGGATCAGTTCGTCCAGGCCTGGCTGTTCCTCCCGAAGGAAGGCAAGCTCGAGCGGCCGACCCACGAGACGATGGGCGCCCACGGCGTGGACCGGCAGCTCGACGCGAAATACGCGTTCTGGGATCCCGCGCGCGAACGCTGGGTGTTCCACGACGGCGTCGAGCGCGTGTTCGGCCCGACGGGCGTCGTCGAGACCCCCTTCGAGACCAAGGTCTCGGAGCTGAGCGCGCCGCCGCTCAGCCTCGTGCCGCGCGCGACGAGCCCCGACGAATTGACCATGCGCGAGGCCCTCGCCTACGCGCGGCGCGTCGGGCGCTTCGGCGGCTCGCCGCGGGAGTATGAGGTGGCGGCGATGGCGAAGATCGCCTACCCCTTCACGAACCTGATCATCTGCGCCCTCGGCATCCCCATCGCGCTGCGGCTGCGCAAATCGTCGCGGGTCGTGGCGTTCTGCGCGGCGCTCGGGCTGTCCTTCATCTTCCTTTGGATGATGGAGATCGGCCGCACCCTCGGCGTCAGCGGCCGGCTGCCGCCGCTGGCCGCGGCGTGGATGGCCAACGCCGGCTTCGGCGCCCTCGCCCTGTTCCTGATCCGGCGCTGGGACCTATAGCCCCTACGGCTTCGCGGCCGGGGCGGACTGCTTCAGCTCCTCGGCCTTGAGGTCCTCCTGCGCCTTCTCGGCGGCCTTCCTGATCGTCTCGGTCGACGCGGGCTGATCGTCCGCCGGAGGCGCGGACTTCCATTCGCGCGCGGGGGCCTCGGGTTCTTTCTCCGAGTCTCCGCCGAAGAGCACGCTGAGTTGGACGCCGAGCGCGACCTCACGGGGCATCTTCTTCTCCGTGCCCTGGCTCTCGGTGACCACGCGCTTGTTGCTGACGGCGGCGGAGGCGTCCAGCATGACGTGCAGGAAATTGAGGCCGGCGCCCAAAGTGAGCACGTTCCCGGCGGAGGTCTCCGCCGTGTTCCTCGTCAGCCCGATGCGCAGCGGGATGTTGATCCAGGAGCGGTTGAATACGTTGAACTCGCTGCCGACGCCGATCTGGCGGCTGGCCGCGTTGTCGACGGGGGTGAGGTTCCGCGTGAGATCCAGGTCCGCGGCGATGTTCCACCAGTCGAAGGGGGTGATCGAGGCGCCGAGGCGGAGCTGCGGGTTCACCGCGAACTTGCCGGTGACGCCCGCGGCCGTCGCCGCGGCGGGCTGCTTGAACTTGGGGTTGTTGAGGTTGCGGCCGACGAGCCCAACGCGCGGCTTGAGCGCGACGCCGCCGAAGGAGCGGTCGAGGTCCCACAGCGCGCCGAGGTCCACGCCGAAGTTCGCGCTCTTCGTCGCGCCGTCCTTCAGCTTCGAGACGATGTTGTCCTGGTCGTTGTTGTTGCGCAGGACGAAGTAGTCCGAATAGCCGACCTGCGCGCTCATGAGCTTCAGCGCGCCGCCGAGATACAGGCCCTGGGCGAAGGGAAGCTCGCGGCCGTAGGCGGCGCCGAGCTCGACGACGTTGGCGCCCTTGACGATGAGCTTGGAGTTGTTCGTGCCGTTGGTGATGTCGGCGGCGGCGGTATTGACGCGGTCCACCTGGGGCACGGCGCCGGCGTCTATCGAGCCGTTGAAGAAGATCCCGAGTCTTCCCGTCTTGACGTTGACTCCGAGGTCGGCGTCGAAGCGCATGCCGCTGCCGGGCTGGTCGAGCTTGTCGAGGGCGTCGTTGACCTCGGCCTGCGTCGGCGCCGTGCCCCGGTCCTTGAGGTTCTCGAGGTTCTTGGCGCCCTCGATCACCGAGCCGGTGAGCGCGGCGTGCACGCCGAGGGGGATCTGGACGCCGTGCGTGTTGGGCGTCGGCCGCCCGAGCGCGGCCGGGTTCCAGTACGAGGCCAGCGGCCCTTGGGCCAGGGCCACGCCGGCGCCGCCCATGCCCAGGGCGCGCGCGCCGCGGGAGTGCCATTCGAGGGCTCCGGCGGGGGAGGCCGCGAGCAGGAGGGCGAGCGGGAAAAGGATATTGTTCATGGCCGCAGTATGACAAATCGGAGACGGCCGAAAAAGGGCCGGGCGGCCCGCAAGGGCCGCCCGGTTTTTTTCTCCTGGTGAGGAGAGCTTTTAGCGCGACTCGAGGCTGCGGAACCAGCTCTGGATCGCGTCCACGTGCTGCTGCACCTCGTCCTGCGGGCCTTCGATGATCAGCAGGTAGTCGGTGCTGAGCCAGCCGCCGTACGACTTGAGCTCGTACTTCACGCCGGCCTCGTCGAGGTAGCGGCGCAGCTGGTTGACGACGCGGCCGCGGTACAGCGCGCCGACGGAGAAGGTCATCTTGGCCTTGACCATCGGAGACTGGCCGTCCGCGGCCAGCAGCCCGGTGTTCAGCGTGCCGCCGCCGAGGCTCTCGGCGCCGGTGAGCTTGACGGCGGACAGCGGGCCGGCCAGCCGCGACAGGAAGCTCGCGACGCCGCCGACGCGGCTCTGCGGGAGGTCGATGCCGTGGGCCTTCGCGGCCGCGCGGATCTCCGCCTCATGCAGGATCGTGCCGTCCTTGCCCGTCGCGTTGACGAGGACCTGGGCCATCGCGTCAGGGATGCGGGAGGCCTTGGCGAACATCGTCGGCATGACGAGGGACTCGGCCATCGCCGCGCCCTCCGCCTCGCCGAGCTTGGCGATCAGCGCCTTGCGGAGCTTCCACGCGAAGCCGCCCCACGCCTGGCCCTGGTCGTGCACCTCGTCGTACTCGTTGTATTGATAAGTATTTTCGCCATGGCGAATGTAGTCGACGCCGCCGCGGCTTTGCTTGAGGAAGTGCTCGCCGATGATCGGGTTGTTCAGGCGGAACATCGAGAGGATGTCGCCCCAGCCCTCGGACAGGCCGCCGTTGACGATGCCGCCGGTGAAGTCGTCCCAGTAGTGGCCGTTCTCGTGCTCGGCGACGGTGTCGTACGCGGAGTTCACGCAGTTCTTGCTCGACCGGAAGAAGTTGAGGGTCGGGCGGCCCGGCGTGTAGTAGGCGTTGCACTCGTCGTTGATGTTCGTGCGGACCGGGAGCTGCGTCTTGTCCATGCGCTCGTTGCTGAGGCCGCGCTCGCGAAGGAAGGCGAGGGAGAGGTTCACCTTGTGGAAGGCGTTGACCTGGGCCAAGGTGTTCTCGTCGGTGACGCCCGCCTGGGGGTTGAAGACGACCTTGTTGTCGCCGGGCTTGACCGCGACCTTGACCGACAGCGTCGCGCCCTGCTGGTTCTCGACGCGGACCCACGGGCCGGACAAAGTCGCCGTCAGCTCGAGCCCCTCGGGGCCCACGGTCAGGTCGGCGGGGAGCTTGCCGTTCTTGTCGGTGACGTAGGACTTGCCGCCGATCTTGACCTCGAGGAAGGGGAGCGGGACCTCGGAGATCTCGGAGGTCGCCAGGATCGGGCCCCGGTCGACGGCCTTGCCGCTGACGGTGCCCGTCACGCCGCCCGCGGCCGGCTCGGAGGCGCTCTCCAGGCCCGTGCGGTTGTCCCACGCGAACACGAGGCCGCTGACGACGTCCACGGCCACCATGAACGGCAGGCCCTCGGCGACGTACAGCTTCACGTTGCGCCACTCGCCGCGAGAGTAGACGATCTTCTGCTCGTAGAACTCGAAGGCGTTGGCGACGTCGGAGGTCGGCATGCCGGTGCGCTCGGCGATCTTGTCCATGATCTGGTCGTCGGTGAGCACCGTCTCGGTGTTGACGTCCAGCTGCGGGAAGATCTGCCCGGTCTGCGCGACGATCGTCGGCTGGCCGTTCAGGGTCTTGATCGTGAAGGACAGGGCCGAGCCGTTGACGACGAGGCCGTTCTTGGTCTGCCGGAAGTACACGAAGAGCGTGTCGGCCTGCTCACCCTTGCCGGTGAACTTCTGGGCGTGGATGAGGCGCAGGTCGGCGCTCGACACGCCGTAGCGCGCCGGGTCGGCGTCGATCATCGCCTTGACGGCGTCGACGACGGCCGTACCGTTGGCCGGGTCGGCGGCGAGGACCTTGCGGCTCGTCTCGAAGATGCCGCCCACGTCGCGGGCGCCGGGAAGGCCGTACGCCTCGACGCGCGTGGTCGGCTCGCGGTCGGGGGAGGGGGTGGTCGGCTGCTCGTCGGTGACGGTGCCGTTGGGCAAGGTGATCGGCTTCTGCTCCTTGAGGCCCATGCGCGCGAAGATCGGCGCGGAGCGCTCGGCGGCGCCGTCGAAGGAGACGGAGGCGGCGGGGCGGCGGAGCAAGACGTCGAGGACGCGGCCGGCGAGGCTCTTCGCGACGGGGGCGGCGGCCTTCGCGGCGGGCGCCTGCGCGGCGGGGACGGACGCGGCGTATTCGGCGGCCTCGGCGGCGACGCCCGAGGCGGCGGCGCCGGGGGTGCGGACCACGATGGCCTTTGCGTTGTCGGGGGTCGCGGCGGCGGCCGTGACGGCGGTCAGGGCCGACGGAGCCTGAAGGGCGGCGGTCGGGACCACGGAGACGAGGGGCGCGGGCGTCGCGCTCGGCGCGGAGAGGGAGCCGTTGAGGCCGAGGGTCGCCGGGGAGCTGGTCAGGCTGCCGGCGCTCGGCAGGATGCTGCCTCCGAGGGCGGGCACGACGGGGACCCCGGCACTGGAGCCGGCGCCCACCTGCACGCGCATCTGCGCGGCGGCGGGCAGCGGGCCGGAGGCGAGGAAAAGGGAGAGGGCGAGGAACACGGGAGACAGGCGGGTTTCTTTCTTCATGGGCGCATCCTATCAACTCCCGGGATTCGGCCATGAGGGCCGATGGTCCTTGATGGGATGGGGGATAGGGCCCAGATTAATCCGGGACCTTCGGCACCCCGACCCGGCCGTGCACGATTTGATATCATGACGTCCCCCATGGAAATAGGCATCGTCGGTCTCCCCAACGTCGGCAAGTCCACCATCTTCAACGCATTGACTTCCGGTAATGCGGCCGCCTCCAACTATCCGTTCACCACCATCGAGCCCAACGTGGGCGTCGTCGGCGTGCCCGATCCGAGGCTCCAGCGCCTGACCGAGCTGGCCAAGCCCAAGAAGACGATCCCCGCCTCCTGCCGCTTCGTCGATATCGCCGGTCTCGTGAAAGGCGCCGCTTCGGGCGAAGGCCTGGGAAACAAGTTCTTGGCGAACATCCGCGAGGTCGACGCGATCCTTCACATGGTCCGTCTGTTCAAGGACCCGGACGTCATCCACACCATGGGCGGGGTCGATTTCAAGCGAGACATAGACGTCATCGAGACCGAGCTGATGCTCGCCGACCTCGAGAGCATCTCGAAGCAGTACGACAAGGTCTCCGGCAAAGCCAAATCGGGCGATAAGGCCGCGAAGGAAGCGATGGTCGTGCTCGACGCCCTCAAGAGCGGCCTCGAGGCGGGCAAGCCCGCCCGCGCCCTCGGCCTCGATCCGAAGGTCCTCCAGGATTTCGCCTTGCTCACCGCCAAGCCCGTCCTTTATGTCGGCAACACCGATGAGAACCCCGATCCCTCGACGCTCGAGGAGTTCAAGGCCTTCACGAAGGCCCGCGGCTCCGAATCGGTGGTGATCTGCGGCAAGCTCGAGAGCGAGATCGCCCAGCTCTCAGGCGAGGACCGCGAGATGTTCATGAAGGAGCTCGGCATGAAGCAGAGCGGTCTCGAGACCGTGATCGTCGGCGCCTACAAGACACTCGGCCTGTGCTCCTACTTCACCGTCGGCGTCGAGGAAGTCCGCGCCTGGACCATCCACGTAGGAGACAAGGCGCCGCGCGCCGCGGGCGTGATCCACACCGACTTCGAGAAGGGCTTCATCAAGGCCGACATCTACGGCTACGCCGACATCGACAAGCTCGGCTCCGAAGCGGCCCTGAGAGAGAAGGGCCTGATCCGCTCCGAAGGCAAAGAGTACACGGTCAAAGACGGCGATGTCTGCCATTTCAAGTTCGCCAACTGAAGCCTCGTTGCTTTGCCGTCACTTCGGCGCCTGCGGCGGCTGCTCCCTTCAGGACAAATCCTATGAGTCCCAGCTTGTCCTGAAGAAGGACAAAGTCCTCGCCGCCCTGTCGGGGATCGAAGGCCTTCCCGAGGCGTCCGTCCTGGGCGCCCCCGACATCTGGAACTACCGCAACAAGATGGAGTTCAGCTTCGGCGACGTCTATCCGCCCGTCGCGGGACAGTGGCTCAAGCTCGGCATGAAGCCCAAGGGACGCTGGTACGAGATCCTCGACCTTCAGGAGTGCCGTCTTCCCAGCCCCGAGGCGGCGAAGCTGCTCGCCTCTGTCCGCGCCTGGGCGGAGCGCGAGAAGGTTCCCCCGTACAATTCCCATAAAAAAGAAGGCGTTTTGCGTCATCTCGTCCTGCGCGAGGCCAAGAATCGTCCCGAGCGCATGGTGCTGCTCGTCACGACGGACGGGAAGATCCCCAAGCCTTCCTTTATAGAAGCGGTCCAGTCGGTCTACCCCGCGACGACAATCCTTCTCGGCTCCAACGCCAAGGCCTCTGATACCGCGATCTCGGACAGCCTCGAGACCTTGACGGGCGCGGGCTTTATCACCGAGACCTTGTACTTCCCCGACGGCGCCGTCGACTACCGCATCTCCCCGCACTCCTTCTTCCAGACCAACACCAAGGGCACCGAGGCGCTGTACGGCCTCCTTCGCTCCTGGACGCGCGAGCTTCCGGGAACGGGTACGGTGCTCGATCTCTACTGCGGCGGCGGCGGGATCGCGTTGTCGCTGGCGGGAGCCGCGCGCAAGGTCGTCGGCGTCGAGCTCAACCCCTCGGCCGTGGCCGACGCGAAGGCCAACGCGGAACGCAACGGGTTCAAGAACTGCGAGTTCTACTGCGCGGCCGTCGAGCTGCTCCTGCCCGCGCTCCTCGACCTGCGCCCGGAGGCCGTCGTCGTGGACCCGCCGCGCGCGGGCCTTCACGCCAAGGCCGCCGCGACCTTGCTCGAGATGGCGCCGCCCCTGATCTTCTACGTCTCCTGCAATCCCGAGTCCCTGGGCCGGGACCTCGGCCTGCTCAAGGAGAAATACGCCGCCGACCGGCTCGTCGTGGTCGACCTTTTCCCGCACACGGACCACGTCGAAACCGTCGTCCGCCTCGTGCGTCGCTAGCCAGGCCGCCCGGCGATAAACTATAATCACGCGTCGGGCCGTCGATTGCGCTCGTAACACAAAGGATAGTGTCCCGCCCTGCGAAGGCGGGTATCCAGGTTCGATTCCTGGCGAGCGCAATGGACGGCCCGGTTTTTTTCTAGAACGCGAGCGCGGGCAGAAGACTCGCGTGCCGGTCGGTCCAGGCCGCCGCGTCCGCCGGCCCCTTGCCGAGCTCCCGCCAGCCTTTCTTCTCCACGAGTCTGCCGATCGCCGCGGCGTCGCGGCTGACCGCCACCCACACCGACGGGACGCCGCCGTCCCCGCCGGAGAGCTGCCGCTTCGCCGCGGCGGAGAGCCCGAGGTCGCGCGCGGCCGCGCCGAGCACCGGGCGCAGATCGAGATAGCGGTTGGAGATATGGCAGAGGATCACGCCGCCGGGCTTCAGGCGGCGCAGATAGGAGGCGAAAGCCTCCTCGGTCAGAAGATGGATCGGGATCGAGCCGCTGCTGAAGGCGTCGAGGATGAGCGCGTCGTAGGACGCGCCGTCGGCCTTCTCGAGGGAGAGACGCCCGTCCCCCACCACGACGCGGACCGCGGACTCGCTGCGCCGCAGATGCGTGAACCAGCGTTCGGCGATGGCGGCCACGTCGGGGTCGAGCTCGTAGAAATCCATGCTCATGCCGCGGCGGCCGTACGCCGCGAGGCTGCCCGCGCCGAGGCCGACGACCCCGACCGAGGTCCAGGGGCCGAGCGTCGCCGCGGCCTCGCCGAGAGGCGAGGCGAACCCGTAGTACGACAACGGCTCGTCCTGGCGGACGGGATCGAGGGACTGAGCGCCGTGCTCGGTGTTGCCGTGGAACAGGCTGCGCACGCCGCCTTCGTCGCGGACGGAGTACACGCCGTAGAAGTTGCGCAGGCTGTGCACCGTGCCGGACCGGCTGGCGGCCGAGGTGACCCCCGCGGCGACGGCGACGGCGAGGGCGGCGAGGGCGGCCGCGGCCTTGCGGTGCGGGCGGATCTGCTCCCAGTCGCGGACGAGGATCGCGGCGGCGGCGACCGCGCCCACGGCGGCCCAGTCGAGGGCCAGCGCGCCGACGGCCCGGCCAAGGCAGGGCACGGCCAGCCCGACGAGGACGCTGCCGAGCAGGCCGCCGGCGGCGATCCAGCTGTAGTACTCAGCCATCGCCCGCTCCGACGCGGGGCGGGCCGTCGCAAGCGACCGGTGGAAGATCATGCTCAGCGCGAAGAGCGCGAAGAGGACGTAGCCGAATTTCCCGAGGTCGAGCAGGCGGCTGAGGATCTGCGCGGGCGTCGAATCCAGGGAGAACCAGAAGGCGAGCCCCGCCGGGATGAGGATCAGCGCGAGGAAGACGGCGAACACCGGGAGCAAAGTCCGGTTCAGCTTCTCGGGGTACCAGGGCACGCGCTTGAAGTTCAGCACGAAGGTGAGCAGATAGGTCGCCAAGGGCGCGGTCCAGAGCAGCGGGACCGCGGCGAAGTCCATGCTCAGGAGGTTCGTCGCGGCGAGCAGGGCCGCGCACGGCGCGGCGCTGAGCAGCAGCCACAGCGCGCGCTCGCGCCGCGACGGGGCGCTCCCGCCGGCGGCCGGCTCGACGAGCGCGCCGCTCCCGCGGGGGGCGCAGGAGAGGCACAACGCCGCATACGCCGCGTAGAGCCCGCGCCACAGCCAGCCCTGCGCCGGGAGGGACAGGAGCGGTTCGATGGCGAGGGGATAGGCGAGCAGCGCGCAGGCGGCGCCGGCGTTAGACGCCGCGTAGAGGAAATAGCCGTCGGACCGCTCCGCGCACGACGACCGCATCAGCCAGCTTTGCGCGACGACGACCGTCGTGGACAGGACGAAGAACGGCGCCCCGACCGAGAAGACCAGGGACCAAAGGAGCCCGGCGAACGGGCCGGACGCCGCGAGCGGCGCGGGGAGGGTCAGCGGCAGGAAAAAGAACGGGAGCACC contains the following coding sequences:
- a CDS encoding M20/M25/M40 family metallo-hydrolase, giving the protein MSDLSSRSAVAALYADDHNSEFLEDLKLLARIPSVSFPGFDPKEVERSAEAVAALCKARGLENVEILKLPGAHPYVYADWLHAPGKPTLLLYAHHDVQPAGREELWKSPPFEPTERDGRLFGRGCADDKAGAVAHTSAIASWLKTHGSLPVNVKLIIEGEEECGSDNLEPFLEKYAEKVMADVIVLTDTGNFDHETPSITVALRGIVALDVTVRSMDHPLHSGMWGGPVVDPVLALSKMIASVVDAKGRMTIPGIYKDVAKPAKASEASLKALKLSEKTFREQSGLFKGTKLMVSPKDILRSNWYIPSFSVNAIQASSKKDCANIINDSVWAHMGIRVVPGMNPKKTLADLKKHLVKNAPWGVKVEFSGETASPSWTTDTDAPAFTAARTALKKGYGRPAVDMGCGGSIPFVGPFAKALKGAPALLIGVEDPLSNPHSENESLHLGMFQKAIASAVHLYAEIADLPSVK
- a CDS encoding LptF/LptG family permease, producing MPILPRYILRQFLPVFGASVALFLGVLMMNQFLRLFSLAMMKGIPVWWILSCFARLLPSFAALAVPMSFLVAAMVVLGQLADSGEIMALRASGFSYREITRPLLWTSILLSALLLAVNHKLGPDGFHSFKKRTTEAAQKVARVELRSRSFTELGPWRLYARGSDAKTGFLEGVYLVKPGQSSGMRINAEKGKLTSEPGRGITLELLDGQLQLPSREPERFTSGRFERYSVFVPLTAAAAPRELDMQEMSTSRLRAKASEPETPADRRLEYRVEAAVRTVGALSPFVFFWVGVPLGMAKRKTRGADLAASLGVMFVFYGLLVVGISLGRRHESLASVAPWLCDAAGLLAGIVLTRKAAAQ
- a CDS encoding LptF/LptG family permease, with the translated sequence MTIYTRYMVGRFVRPFAFGLGLFAVLIFLGDTFDKMNPIMRSHAPLMTILECLWLEVPYWAGRVIPMATLLATLVAIGGFVQSGEWLASQSCGIETKRFWLPVLGCALGVSVLAFAAQETIMPAAWARSRRLWREKVHPEWEWTKYQNVALLGGEDQFVQAWLFLPKEGKLERPTHETMGAHGVDRQLDAKYAFWDPARERWVFHDGVERVFGPTGVVETPFETKVSELSAPPLSLVPRATSPDELTMREALAYARRVGRFGGSPREYEVAAMAKIAYPFTNLIICALGIPIALRLRKSSRVVAFCAALGLSFIFLWMMEIGRTLGVSGRLPPLAAAWMANAGFGALALFLIRRWDL
- the traF gene encoding conjugal transfer protein TraF, which produces MNNILFPLALLLAASPAGALEWHSRGARALGMGGAGVALAQGPLASYWNPAALGRPTPNTHGVQIPLGVHAALTGSVIEGAKNLENLKDRGTAPTQAEVNDALDKLDQPGSGMRFDADLGVNVKTGRLGIFFNGSIDAGAVPQVDRVNTAAADITNGTNNSKLIVKGANVVELGAAYGRELPFAQGLYLGGALKLMSAQVGYSDYFVLRNNNDQDNIVSKLKDGATKSANFGVDLGALWDLDRSFGGVALKPRVGLVGRNLNNPKFKQPAAATAAGVTGKFAVNPQLRLGASITPFDWWNIAADLDLTRNLTPVDNAASRQIGVGSEFNVFNRSWINIPLRIGLTRNTAETSAGNVLTLGAGLNFLHVMLDASAAVSNKRVVTESQGTEKKMPREVALGVQLSVLFGGDSEKEPEAPAREWKSAPPADDQPASTETIRKAAEKAQEDLKAEELKQSAPAAKP
- the ychF gene encoding redox-regulated ATPase YchF, with translation MEIGIVGLPNVGKSTIFNALTSGNAAASNYPFTTIEPNVGVVGVPDPRLQRLTELAKPKKTIPASCRFVDIAGLVKGAASGEGLGNKFLANIREVDAILHMVRLFKDPDVIHTMGGVDFKRDIDVIETELMLADLESISKQYDKVSGKAKSGDKAAKEAMVVLDALKSGLEAGKPARALGLDPKVLQDFALLTAKPVLYVGNTDENPDPSTLEEFKAFTKARGSESVVICGKLESEIAQLSGEDREMFMKELGMKQSGLETVIVGAYKTLGLCSYFTVGVEEVRAWTIHVGDKAPRAAGVIHTDFEKGFIKADIYGYADIDKLGSEAALREKGLIRSEGKEYTVKDGDVCHFKFAN
- the rlmD gene encoding 23S rRNA (uracil(1939)-C(5))-methyltransferase RlmD; protein product: MLCRHFGACGGCSLQDKSYESQLVLKKDKVLAALSGIEGLPEASVLGAPDIWNYRNKMEFSFGDVYPPVAGQWLKLGMKPKGRWYEILDLQECRLPSPEAAKLLASVRAWAEREKVPPYNSHKKEGVLRHLVLREAKNRPERMVLLVTTDGKIPKPSFIEAVQSVYPATTILLGSNAKASDTAISDSLETLTGAGFITETLYFPDGAVDYRISPHSFFQTNTKGTEALYGLLRSWTRELPGTGTVLDLYCGGGGIALSLAGAARKVVGVELNPSAVADAKANAERNGFKNCEFYCAAVELLLPALLDLRPEAVVVDPPRAGLHAKAAATLLEMAPPLIFYVSCNPESLGRDLGLLKEKYAADRLVVVDLFPHTDHVETVVRLVRR
- a CDS encoding fused MFS/spermidine synthase gives rise to the protein MPQRTRFQALAFLGSFLAFCLELAAAKLLLPRFGGSAYVWTGAMMFFQGLLLLSYLYGRRARLHPRAHAVALVLPFFFLPLTLPAPLAASGPFAGLLWSLVFSVGAPFFVLSTTVVVAQSWLMRSSCAERSDGYFLYAASNAGAACALLAYPLAIEPLLSLPAQGWLWRGLYAAYAALCLSCAPRGSGALVEPAAGGSAPSRRERALWLLLSAAPCAALLAATNLLSMDFAAVPLLWTAPLATYLLTFVLNFKRVPWYPEKLNRTLLPVFAVFLALILIPAGLAFWFSLDSTPAQILSRLLDLGKFGYVLFALFALSMIFHRSLATARPASERAMAEYYSWIAAGGLLGSVLVGLAVPCLGRAVGALALDWAAVGAVAAAAILVRDWEQIRPHRKAAAALAALAVAVAAGVTSAASRSGTVHSLRNFYGVYSVRDEGGVRSLFHGNTEHGAQSLDPVRQDEPLSYYGFASPLGEAAATLGPWTSVGVVGLGAGSLAAYGRRGMSMDFYELDPDVAAIAERWFTHLRRSESAVRVVVGDGRLSLEKADGASYDALILDAFSSGSIPIHLLTEEAFASYLRRLKPGGVILCHISNRYLDLRPVLGAAARDLGLSAAAKRQLSGGDGGVPSVWVAVSRDAAAIGRLVEKKGWRELGKGPADAAAWTDRHASLLPALAF